The following proteins are co-located in the Desulfonauticus submarinus genome:
- the gltA gene encoding NADPH-dependent glutamate synthase yields the protein MPEQDPAKRVKNFNEVALGYSLEQAIEEAKRCLQCKNPTCQQGCPVEVDCKQFIYFVAKGDIESAYKTIQETNSLPAVCGRVCPQENQCEGHCKLKPTGQPIAIGRLERFVADSYYAKHPCDALSGTSSCPVIDSNLKVAAIGSGPSSLTFAGYLASRGIKVTIFEALHEPGGVLTYGIPEFRLPKKIVHTELEALKAQGVEIKTNYVIGATLDINDLFAQGYKAIFIGVGAGLPKFLGLEGENLIGVYSANEYLTRVNLMRAYKFPEFDTPLPEGNNVVVIGGGNVAMDAARTALRLGAKNVYIVYRRTQKEMPARLEELHHALEEGVQLKVLSSPVAFKGDEDGRLSSLVIQKMKLGEPDESGRRRPIPIDGEIEEIKTDLAIIAVGTRSNPLLLQATPNLKLNKWGYVEVNPETGETNIPNVFAGGDIVTGSATVVLAMGAGRKAAKEVYKRLKENIK from the coding sequence ATGCCAGAGCAAGACCCTGCTAAAAGGGTAAAAAATTTTAATGAAGTAGCTCTTGGGTATAGTTTAGAACAGGCAATAGAAGAGGCTAAAAGGTGTTTGCAATGTAAGAATCCTACGTGCCAGCAGGGTTGTCCTGTGGAGGTAGATTGCAAGCAATTTATTTACTTTGTAGCCAAGGGAGATATTGAGTCTGCTTATAAAACTATTCAAGAGACTAATAGCTTGCCCGCGGTATGTGGCAGGGTGTGTCCTCAAGAAAATCAATGTGAGGGACATTGTAAATTAAAACCTACAGGTCAACCTATTGCTATTGGCAGATTAGAGCGATTTGTGGCGGATTCTTATTATGCTAAACATCCTTGTGATGCTTTAAGTGGCACATCTAGTTGTCCTGTGATTGATTCTAATCTTAAAGTGGCGGCCATTGGTTCTGGACCAAGTAGTTTAACTTTTGCAGGTTATTTGGCGTCAAGAGGAATAAAAGTAACTATTTTTGAGGCATTGCACGAGCCTGGCGGAGTATTGACTTATGGAATACCAGAGTTTCGTTTGCCAAAGAAAATAGTTCATACAGAATTGGAGGCTTTAAAGGCTCAGGGAGTAGAGATTAAAACAAATTATGTTATTGGGGCAACGTTAGATATAAATGATCTTTTTGCCCAAGGATATAAGGCGATTTTTATTGGAGTTGGGGCAGGATTACCCAAGTTTTTAGGCTTGGAAGGAGAAAATCTTATAGGTGTTTATTCTGCTAATGAATATCTTACTAGAGTAAATTTAATGAGAGCATATAAGTTTCCTGAGTTTGATACACCTCTTCCAGAAGGTAATAATGTAGTAGTAATTGGAGGAGGCAATGTTGCTATGGATGCTGCTAGAACAGCGCTTAGACTGGGGGCTAAAAATGTCTATATTGTATATAGACGCACTCAAAAAGAAATGCCTGCTCGATTAGAAGAGCTGCATCATGCCTTGGAAGAAGGAGTTCAATTAAAAGTATTGTCTTCGCCTGTGGCCTTTAAGGGAGATGAGGATGGGCGCTTAAGCTCGTTGGTTATTCAGAAAATGAAATTAGGAGAGCCTGATGAGTCAGGCAGAAGACGTCCTATTCCTATAGACGGAGAAATAGAAGAAATAAAAACAGATTTAGCTATTATTGCTGTAGGAACCCGTTCTAATCCACTTTTATTGCAGGCCACACCTAATTTGAAGTTAAATAAATGGGGATATGTAGAAGTAAATCCTGAAACAGGAGAAACAAATATTCCGAATGTATTTGCAGGAGGAGATATTGTTACAGGTTCGGCTACAGTAGTGCTTGCTATGGGAGCGGGTAGAAAGGCTGCTAAAGAAGTTTACAAGAGATTAAAAGAAAATATCAAATAA